The nucleotide sequence CGCCGACCACGAACGTCGCCTCAACCCCCGCTGCCGCGAGCAGCGCTTCGGCCAACGCCTTGATCGCGAAGAAATCGGCCGAGCGGGCCGCGGTCCGCCAACCGCGCGGGCCGAGTTCGCTAGCCACCACGCCGACGTGCAGTCGCTCCCGTGCCGGCTCGGCGCCGTTTGGCGCTCCAGCGATCGTCCGCAGCGGTCCGCTGAAGACCCGCGCGACTTCGAACAGCGCAACATCCGGACGCCCGCGCGCGGCGTTGCGCTGCAGTGACTCCAGCAGCCCCGGCAGCAGGAGCGGCCGCAGCACGCTCTGTTCTTCGCTCAGCGGGTTGTGTAGAGCGATCGCGTGGTCGTCGAGCCCGAGCCTCGCCAGCAGCCGCGGCGCGACGAAACTGAAGTTGATCGCCTCCAACAGTCCGCGGTCGCGCAGAAGATCCTCGAGTCTCCGCCGCAGCCGCTGGGCGGCGCTCAGGCGACCGACCGCTGCCCGCCGCGCCGGCAAGGTCGTCGGCAGCTTGTCGAGCCCGTGGATGCGCGCGACCTCTTCGACCAGGTCGACCTCGCGCTGGACGTCGCCGTCGCGCCACCATGGCACCTCGACAAGGAGCGACGGCTCCGCGCTATCGGCAGGGCCCGCGGCGGGCGCCGGGTCGGCGGGCGCTGCGCCGACAAAACCGAGCCGCGCGAGGATCTCCCGCGCCCTCTCGGGGGCGATCTCCTCGCCCAGCAGGCGGCGTAACCGGCGGTGGCGGAAGCGCACGCGCCGAGGCTCGGCGGGCTGCGGATAGCGGTCGAGCGTACCGGGCCGCAGCCGCGCCCCGCAGATCTCCACCAACAGCTTGGAGGCGGCACGCAGAGCGATTTCTGCGAGCGTCGGATGAAGCTGCTTCTCGAAGCGATTGCTGGCCTCGGTGCGCAGACCCAGGCGCGCTTCGCTGCGCAGGATGTCGGAGCCAATCCAGGTCGCCGACTCGAGCAGCACACGACGGGTGTCGGCACGCACCTCGGTCCGTTCACCGCCCATGATCCCCGCGATCGCGGCCGGGCCCGCAGCGTCACAAACGAGCGTCGTGCCTTCCGGCAAAAAGCGCTCTTGGCCGTCGAGCGTGACGATCCGCTCCCCGCCGGCACGGGCCGGCCGCACCTCGATCCGGCGCTCGGCCAGCCGTTCCAGGTCGAACGCGTGCAGCGGCTGTGCGAGCAGCAGCATTAGGTAGTTGGTGATGTCGACGACGTTCGCGATCGGCCGCATCCCGCAGGCGAGCAGCCGCTGCTTGAGCCACAGGGGCGAGGGGGCGACCGTGACGTCCTCGAAAACGCGCGCCGCGAAGCGCAGGCAGGCAGCGTCGGGGGCCAGTTCGACGGCGGCTGCCTCCGCCACGTCGGTGAGCTGCTGGTCGGGTTCGGCATCCCAGGTGAGCACCGAGTCATCGAGCGGGGCGCCGAACAGAGCGTGCAGTTCGCGCGCGACGCCGAGCACGCCGAGACAGTCCGGTCGGTTGGGAGAGACCTCGAGCTCGAGTACCTCGTCGCGCAGCGGAACGACCTCCTGGAGCGGCTGACCAGGTCGCAAACCGTCGCTGGCATCGAGCTCCACGATGCCGCTGTGGTCGTCCCCGAGGCCGAGCTCGTCCTCGGCCAAGATCATGCCCTCGGAGCGGACACCGCGTAGTTCCGCGGCGCGCAGTTCCCGACCGTCCGCCAGCCGCGCGCCCGGTAGTGCAACCGGCACGAGCAACCCGTCGCGGACGTTGGGGGCACCGCAAACGATCGTTCGCCGCTCGACACCGACGTCGACCACGCACACGCGCAGGCGATCGGCGTTGGGATGCGGCTCCACACGCTCCACGCGACCGACCACGTAGTTGTCAGTCGATTCGAGGCCGAAGCGATCGATGCGCGCGACCTCGAGTCCGGCCAGCGACAAGCGCTCGGCGATCTCCTCGGCCGTGACGCCGGGATCGCAGAGCGAGCGCAGCCACGACAACGGAACCCTCATCGCGAAACCTCGCCCCCAGCACTCGTCTCAGGGACCGGCGCAGGACTCATCTCAGGCTCCGAACTGCTCCAGGAAGCGCGCGTCGTTGTCGAACAGGAGGCGCAGGTCCGGCACGCCGTAGCGCAGCATCGCGATGCGGTCGATCCCGAGCCCGAAGGCGAACCCCTGCACACGCTCGGGGTCGTAGCCGCGGTCGCGCACGAACTCGAAAACGTTGGGGTCGACCATCCCGGCACCCAGGATCTCGATCCAGCCGGAGCCCTTGCAGATCCGGCAGGGCGAGCCGTCGCGGGTACACGCGAAACAGGAAACGTCAACCTCCACACTCGGCTCGGTGAACGGGAAGTAGCCGGCGCGCAGCCGAATCTCCCGGTCAGGGCCGAAGACCGCGCGCGCGAACTCCAGCAGCACACCCTGGAGGTCGGCGAGCGTGATGTCCTCGTCGACCGCCAAACCCTCGAGCTGATGGAACATCGGCGTGTGCGTGGCGTCGGAATCGCGGCGGTAGACGCGCCCCGGCACGACGACGTAAAGGGGCGGCCCCTCCGCCTCCATCGCCCGGATCTGCATCGGCGAGGTGTGAGTGCGCAGAACGACCTCGCCGTCGAGGTAGAAGGTGTCCATCGTCGTCCGCGCCGGATGACCGGGCGGAATGTTGAGGGCCGTGAAGTTGTAATAGTCGTACTCGACCTCCGGGCCCTCGAGCACCTTGAAGCCGAGGCCGAGGAAGACGTCCTCGAGCAGGCGTCGCGTCTCGCTGACGATGTGCAGACGGCCGAGCGGCTGCGGTGGATCGCCGGGGAGGGTCACGTCAACCCGGTCGGCGGATAGGCGTTGCTCGAGTTCACGCCGCTCGAGCTCGCCGCCGCGTTCGTCGAGCAGAGCCTCGAGCTCTCGGCGCGCAGCGTTCGCCTGCTTGCCGACCTCCGCGCGGCGTTCGGGGGGCAGCGAGCCGATCGAGCGCAAAAGCTGCGAGAGCTCGGACTTGCGGCCCAAGTAGCGGACGCGCAGGTCCTCCAACTCGGCAAGGCTCGCGGCGGCCCGAATCGCCCGCTTGGCCTCCTCGACCAAGCGAGCCGGATCAAACCGCTCCGCTACCTCTGCCATGTCCAGGATCCTATTTGGCCATGCGCGCGGCCAAGCAAAGTGCGGCCCCGGCCGGGGCAGTCAACGGGGAGATCTGCGCTGCGCCTCATAAAGCGCGACGGTCGCGGCCATCGCGACGTTCAGCGAGTCGCCCTTAACGGGGATTCGCGCGACCGCGTCGGCCTGCTCGCGGAGCGCTCGCGACACGCCGCTGCGCTCGGCCCCCACGCAGATCGTCAGCGGCGGTGTGAGGTCACATTCCCAGATCGGCAGATCGCCGTGTGCGTCGAGCACAACCAAGCGACCTTCTGGTGGCCCCTCCACGCATGCTGGCGGCGCGGAGAACAGCGCGCCCATCGATGCCCTCACCGCCTTCGGCGCGAACGGGTCTGCGCACCCTGGGCCAAGCAGCACGACGCCCCCGAACGCGTGCGCGGAGCGAATGCATGCGCCAACGTTTCCCGGATCCCTAACGCCGTCGAGGTAGAGGCGCGTGGGCGCGCTGTCGGGCTCGCCCCAGCGGCGTCGGAAGACGGCCAGCACGCGCGTGCCCGAGCCGAGCGCGCTGACTTCGGCGAGCAGCGTCGGCTCGACGTCGACGCCGGCGCGCAACAGGTGAAGCAGCTCCCAACCGGCTTCGCAGCCGGCCTCCACGAGGTCCTCGCCCTCGGCAACGAAGGCGTCGCAACGTTCGCGCCAGCGCCGGTCCCTGAGCTTGCGTACCAGCTTCAGCGTCGGGTTGGCGCGCGACGTGATCACGCGCGCGCGAGGCTAACGCCGCCTTCGCACAGCTAGATCAGGCGCCCGCCGCCGCGCGCGCACGCTCGGCGAGGTGACGGAAGGCTTCGGGATCGCGCACCGCGATGTCGGCTAGGACTTTCCGATCGAGCTCGATACCAGCGCCCTTCAAGCCGTGCATGAAGATGCTGTAACTGAGGCCGTGCTGGCGCGCCGCGGCATTGATGCGGACGATCCACAGGCGCCGGAAGTCGCGCTTGCGATTGCGCCGATCCCGATAGGCGTAGCGATCGGCCTTGAGCAGCGCCTCCTTGGCGCGCTTGTAGCTGCTCTTGGCCTGGCCGCGATAGCCCTTGGCTCGCTCGAGCGCCGCACGGCGCTTCTTGCGCGCGTGAACCGATCGCTTCACCCGCATAACGCCACCGACCCCTCAGATACCGAGCAGCCGCTTGACGGTGCGGCGGTCCTGCGGACTGACCACCAAAGCCTTGGCGAGCCGCCGCTTGCGGCGCGGGCGCTTCTTGCCGAGGTTGTGACTCGTCATCGCGTGCCGACCGACGAGCTTGCCCGACCCGGTCTTGCGGAAGCGCTTCTTGGCGCCGGAATGGGTCTTGATCTTGACCTTCGGCATCGCAACCGGCCATTCAAGCAGACTTCGCGCGATCCTTGCGCTTGAGCGGGGCCAGCAGCATCGTCATGTTGCGCCCGTCCTGGGCCGGCTGCTGCTCGACGACCCCGAGGTCGGCGACGTCTTCCGCGAGCTTGCGCAGCAGCGCCTCGCCGCGCTCGGGGTGGGTCTGCTCGCGACCCCGGAACATGATCGTCACCTTCACCCGATCGTCCCGCTCGAGGAAGCGGCGAACGTGCCCCATCTTCGTTTCGTAGTCACGTTGCGCGATCTTCGGGCGCAGCTTGATTTCGCGCACGTGCACCTGCTTTTGATGCCGCCGCGCGGCCTTGCGCTTCTGCTCCTGCTCGTAGCGGTACTTCGAGTAGTCGAGGACTCGCACCACCGGCGGGCGCGCCTGGGGCGCGACCTCGACTAAGTCGAGCGAGCGCTCGCGCGCGTAGCGCAGGGCTTGATCGGTCGGGACGATCCCGACCTGCTGGCCGCGCTCGTCGATGAGCCGCACCTGCGGCACGCGAATCCGCTCGTTGATGCGCGTCTCGTCGCGCTCGGGCGGGCGCCGATCGAACTTCTTTGGGACCGGCACTAGGCGATCTGCACGTCGAAGCGTTCGCTCAACTCAGGTCCACCGGCTCGAGGAGGGCACGGGCACGTCTCACAGGCGAAGGACGTGCGTGTCGCGAGGAGTGCCCTGCATCGGTGCGCGCGAGTATAACGGCGCCTCGTCACTCCCGCGCCCTCTCGGCGTAGGCACGTGCGCGCTCCGCGACGAAAGCTTCCAGCGGCACGCGCCCGACGTCCCCGCGCCCGCGCCGACGCACCGCAACCGTACGCTCTCGCTCCTCGGCATCGCCGACGACGAGCATGTAGGGCACCTTCTGCAGCTCGGCGGCCCGGATCTTGCGGCCGACCGATTCGCTGCGCTCGTCGACCTCTGCCCGCAGCCCCTCTGCACGTAGTCGCTCTGCGACCGTGCGGGCATACGCGAGATGCCGATCGGCGACCGGTAGCACCGCCACTTGCAAAGGTGCCAGCCAAAACGGGAAGTCCCCCCCGTAGTGCTCGATCAGTATGCCGATGAAGCGCTCGAATGAACCCATGAGGGCGCGGTGGATCATCACCGGGCGGTGCTCGGCGTTGTCGTCCCCCACGTAGGTCAGCGCGAACCGCTCGGGCATTTGGTAGTCGAGCTGGATTGTCCCGAGCTGCCAGCCTCGACCGAGCGCATCGGTCATGTGGAGATCGATCTTGGGACCGTAGAAGGTCCCCTCGCCCGGATCGATTCGGTAGTCGAGGCCCCGCGCCTCGAGCGCCGAGCGCAGGGCACCCTCGGCGCGGTCCCACAACTCGTCGCTGCCGATGCGCTGCGGCGGTCTCGTCGAGAGGTGGGCACGCGGTTCGAAGCCGAACAGCTGGTAAAGGTCGAAGGCGAACTCCAGACAGGCGAGCACCTCGTCGCGGACCTGCTCCTCCCGGCAGAAGATGTGCGCATCGTCCTGCGTGATGTGACGCACCCGCAGGAGACCGTGGAGCGTCCCGCTCGGCTCGTGGCGGTGAACGAGCCCCTGTTCGGCGAACCTCAGTGGCAGGTCACGGTAGGAGCGGCGCTCGCGCCGGTAGATCTGGATGTGGGCGGGGCAGTTCATCGGCTTCAGCCCCATCGGCCTGCCCTCCACCTCGGTGAAGTACATGTTGTCGCGGAACTTCTGCCAATGCCCCGACTGCTTCCAAAGTTCGCGGTCGTAGAGGATCGGGGTGCGCACCTCCAGGTAGCCGCGGCGACTGTTCTCCTCGCGCCATAGGCGGGTCAACTCGTTCCAAACGGCGGTTCCGCGCGGCAACCAGAAGGGCGAGCCGGGCGACAGCTCGGAGAGCATGAAGAGGCCGAGCTCGCGGCCCAGACGGCGATGGTCGCGGGCCTTCGCCAGCTCGATGCGCGCGAGGTGCTGCTCGAGGTCGCGCTTGCGAAAGAAGGCCGTGCCGTAGATGCGCGTGAGCTGCTTCCGGCTGGGATCTCCGCGCCAGTAAGCGCCTGCGACGGAGGTCAGCTTGAAGGCACCGATCCTGCCCGTGGATGGGCCGTGTGGACCGCGGCAGAGGTCGAGGAACGGCCCGTTGCGGTACAGCGAGACCGTCTCGACGCCTTGCTCCCGCACGAGATCGTCGATCAATTCGACCTTGTACTGCTGCCCCGCGCGCTCGAACAGCTCGCGCGCCTCGGCCGCCGGCATTTCGATCCGCTCGAACGGTTCGTCGGCCGCCACGTGCTCGCGCATCCGCTCTTCGATGCGCGGCAGATCGTCGACTGTGACGGTGACGCCGGGCGGGAACTCGAAGTCGTAGTAGAAGCCGTCCTCGATCGGCGGACCGATCGCGACCTTCGTGCCGGGCCACAGCTCGAGCACCGACTCGGCGAGCACGTGCGCGGCATCGTGGCGGATCAGCCACAGCGGCCCCAGGGTGTCCTCCGCACTGCGCTCGGTGAGGATCTCGATGCGATCCCCGTCACGCAAGGGCAGCGCCAGGTCTTGGACGAAGCGCTGCCCGTCGCGCTCGATGCGCACCGCTAGCGCCGCCCGCGCCAGTCCCGCACCGATCGCAGCGGCGGCGTCGGCACCGGTCGCGCCCTCTGCGAGCGCTAGCGCAGTGCCGTCCGGCAAGTACACGGTCATGGCGCGTCAGCTAGTCGTCGAGCTCGACGATGCTGCCGGGGACGATCTCGTCGCGCCGCTCGCGGCCAAGCCGCACCCAGGCCTTGCGGCCTCCGTCGTAATCGCGCGCGAGAACCACGAGCTCGGCCTCCTCGCCAGCGACCCGGCAGCGGCGACCATCGGGCTGTTCGCGGCCCAACCAGACCCGTACGAACGGGTTCGCCGCGAGCTCCTCGCGCACCGTGGTGGGATCGCTGTGTCCCGGGTAGAGCCGGGTGTCTGGCGGCAGGGTGAGCAACACGTCGACGACCGAGCGCCGCAGATCTTCGTAACCGCTTGCGCCCGGCGCACGAACGCCGCCGACCGAACCCTTGAACAGCGTGTCGCCGGTGAAGGCGACCCCGTCGACCACGAACGCCAGCATCCCGTCGGTGTGCCCGGGCGTGTGCAGGGCGACCACTGGAATCCCGTCGAACTCGTGGCGCCCGGGCTCGAGCGCCTCTACGCCACGATCGATCCGCGCGGCCTCCCGCGGATGCGCGTAGGCCGCCTCAAAGTCGAGCGCTTCGCGCAGCTCGTCGAGCGCCGCGACGTGATCGTGGTGGTGGTGAGTCAACAGCGCCGCCACCACCCGCAAGCCGTGGCGCTCACGCGCCCGCACCAGCGGTGCGACCGGCCCGCCCGCGTCGATCAGCAGCGCCGGGCCGTTGGGCTGCGGGGCCACTAGGTAAGTGCAGGAGAGCCAGTCGGGATGGAGGGCACGCTCGACGATCACGCGCCCGTAGTATCACCGTTCGTGCCGGCGAGCCGTCAGTCGGTCACTGCGAGCGGCGCGCTGCGCGCCCGTTTCCCGGTTTTCGAGCGCGGGATCGCCTACCTCAACGCCGGAACCAACGGACCGGTTCCCGCCAACGCTGCTCGTGCCGCAAGCGCCGCGGTCGAGCGCCAGAGCTGCGACGGTCGCTCGGGGAGCGCATTCTTCGAGGAGCTCGTTGAACGACCCGCGCAGGCGCTGCGCGCGGCCGCCGCGCGCTGGCTCGGCTGCGAGCCGGGCGAGGTCGCGCTGACCCGCTCGACGACGGATGGCATCAACGTCGCCTTGGCTGCCTTCCCGTTGGGCCGCGGCGACGAGGTCCTCACCTCCGACCAGGAGCACCCAGGTCTGCTCGCGCCCCTTTTGCAGCGCGCCCGCGACCGCGGCTTCTCGGTGCGAACGGCGCCCCTGCGCGAGCTGCCTAACGCGGTCGGCCCCCGCACTCGTCTGATCGCTTGCTCGCACGTCTCCTGGGTGAGCGGGCAGATGGCCCCGCTGGCGGCGCTCGCCGATCTCGGTGTGCCGACGCTCTTCGATGGCGCGCAGGCACTCGGGGCGCTAGCGGTCGACGTGCGGGGGTGCGGCTGCACGTTCTACGCGGCGCCGGCTCAAAAGTGGTTGTGCGGCCCCAACGGCATCGGTTTCCTCTACGTCCGCGGCGACCTCGGGGAGACGCTCGCTCCGCCCTGGCCGGGCTACCAGTCGCTTGCCAATCCCCACGATCCGAGCGCGCTCCAGTGGCATTCGGGGGCGCGCCGGTTCGACACCCTCGAGCCCGTCCCCCACGATCTGGCTTGGGCGCTGGCGGCGCTCGAGGAGCTCGAAGCAGAGGGCCGATCGCGGGTGCTGAGCGCTGGACCGGCGCTGGCCGAGCAGGCCGCGCGGTCGTTGCGCGAAGAAGGCCTCGAGGTCGTGCCCCGTGGCCCGTCGACGCTCGTGTCGGTGCGGCTCGGCGAAGACGCTGCGCAGGTGGTCCAGGCGCTCGCCGCACAGCGTGTGATCGTGCGCGACGTGCCTGGCTGGGGACTGCTCCGCGCCTCGTTCGGAGCCTGGAACGATGAATCTGACCTTGCCCGCCTGCTTGAAGGTTTGCGCCGTTGGCGGCGCCGCGGTTCAGCTGCGCTTTAGAGCGATTCCGTCGAGCGTGTTGGCCACACGCTCGGTTGCGTCGATCGCCGCCTCGAGCCGCTCGAAGAGGTCCTTCCAGCGGATAACCACCATCGGGTCGATGCCGCCCTCGAAGAGCGAAGCGAGGGCCTCGCGGGTGACCCGATCGCCGTCGTTCTCGAGACGGTTGATCTCGACCGTTTCGTGCGAATAGTCGGCACCGGTGCGGAGCTTTGGTAGCGCCTTCTCGATCTCGCGGCAAGCGTCGAGCAGGATCCGCGCTAGCTGTTGCGCCTGTTCCATTGGCGCCTCGATCTTGTAGAGCCCGAGGAAGTCGGCGACTTCCTCGACGTAGTCGACGACATCGTCGAGCGCGGCTGCCAACTCGTGGACGTCGTGCCGCTCGAGCGCTTCTGGCGGGTGCTGGTTGACGTGCTGGTAGACGCCGTGTGTCAGACGGTCGCCCTCCTGCTCGCAGATCAGGATGTCGCGGGCAAGGTCAGCGCGGTCCGGATAGTTGCTGAGCAGCTCGTCGAGGAGCGATGCGGCGCGGCGGACGTTCGCCGCCGCTGCTTCGAGCAGATCGAACAGCTCGCTATCGCGGGGGCGGTGAGCGGAACGCTTGAGGATCGGCATCGGTCGGCTTTTCGCTCGCGGGCAGCGACGCTAGCAGAGCTCTCGGCGGCCGCTCGACTGCTGCTTCACGAGCAGGGCCGCAACGGTTATGCTCGCCGCGCGGCCTGCGGCCGCGGGCAGGGGTGAGGAAGATCAGGAACACAAGGCTGCGCCTGTGCGTCGCGCTCGGCTGCGCGCTGGTCGCTGCGTTCGCCGCGGCGGGCGTTCCGGCACGCGCCGCTGACCCGGCGCCCTACCGCGCCAACGACGGCGGCGGCTTTCGCAACATCTTGCCGCCGGGCCAGAACGGGGTTGCACCGGCCCCTGCGCTCGCCCAGTTCCTGCTGGCGTGTCCGCCCAATGGACCCCAGGGCTGCCCCAACGCTCCACGTCCGCCTCACTACGACGACCAGCTCGCGATGTACGGAGACCTTGTCTACGCGGTTCCCGGGCTGACCGCGGGGCAGCTCGATCGTTTCTTCAAGGACGCGAGCTTCGGGGTGCCAGCGGGCGAAGCGGAGAGGATCTACAGCCCCCGGCCCGACGTCACGATAGTCCGCGATCGCCGGTTCGGCGTGCCGCGGGTCTACGGCCGCACGCGCGAGGCGGCGCTGTTCGGACTCGGCTACGTGGCAGCCGAGGACCGCTTGTTCGTGATGGACGTGCTGCGGCACGCCGGCCGCGCCCAGCTCAGCTCGTTCGTTGGTGGCTCGCTCGGCAACCGTGAGCTCGACCGCGAGCAGTGGCGGATCGCGCCCTACACCGAGGCAGACCTGGAGCGGCAGTTCGAGCTCGGTGACGACCTCTACGGCGACGCCGGTCGCCGGCTGCAAGAGGACGCGCGCGCCTACGTGGCGGGGATCAACGCCTACATCGACGAGGCCCGCCTGGACCCGGCACGCAAGCTGCCTGCGGAGTACCTAGCGATCGGCCGGCCACTGGGGCCCGATCCCTGGAAGGTCACCGACCTGATCGCCACCGCGAGCTTGATCGGCGGCATCTTCGGCAAGGGCGGTGGCGGCGAGCTGCAATCGGCGCTGCTGCTCCAGGAGGCACAGCGGCGGTTCGGTAACCGGCGGGGTCGGGCGGTCTGGCACGACCTCCGTGAAGCCGACGATCCGGAAGCACCGGTGACCGTCGAGGGGCGTCGCTTTCCGTACCAAACCGAGCCCCGCAAGCTCGCGCCCGACAGCCTCGCGCTGCCGGATCCCGGCTCGGTGCGCTTCGTCGACGTGGTCGCCGGCGAGAGCGGCAGCTCCGGCTCGCAGCCGCCCGGCCCGCCGAGTCTGCCCGGTCTACCGCTCTCAACCCCAAAGGCGGGACGCGGCGATGTCGGCAGCCGGCTGCTCGATCTTTTGCGACGCCAGCGACCGGGGTCGAACGCGCTGCTCGTATCGGCGCGAGAGTCCGAGTCGGGGCGACCGCTCGCGGTGATGGGTCCGCAGACCGCATACTTCGTGCCGAACCTGCTGCACGAGATCGAGGTCCACGGGCCGGGCCTCGAGGCGCGCGGCGCGGCGTTCGCTGGCGTCGGGCTGTACGTGTTGCTGGGGCGGGGACGCGACTACGCCTGGAGTGCAACGTCGGCCGGCCAAGACATCATCGACACGTTCGCGCTACCGCTCTGCGAGCCGGATGGTTCACAGCCCACGCTCGCCTCCGACCACTACCTGTACCGCGGTCGCTGCCTTCCCTTCGAAGTGCTCGAGCGGCACAACTCGTGGACCCCGAACCTCGCCGATCAGACCCCGGCGGGCTCGGAGACGCTGCGCACGTTGCGCACCAAGTTGGGGCTGGTCATAGCGCGCGCGACGATCGGCGGCCGCCCGGTCGTCTATACCCAGCTGCGTTCGACGTACTTCCACGAAGTCGACTCGGCGCTGGGCTTCGATGCGCTCAACGACCCCGGGCGGATCCGCTCACCGCGCGACTTCATGGCGGCGGTGTCGAAGATCGGCTTCACCTTTAACTGGTTCTACATCGATCACCGCCACATCGCGTACTTCAACTCCGGCAACAATCCGGTGCGTGCCCCGGGTGTCTCGCCAGACCTACCGACCGATGGGCGCTTCGAGTGGCGCGACTGGAACCCAGAGCTTTGGACGGCTCGTTACACCCCCATG is from Thermoleophilum album and encodes:
- a CDS encoding penicillin acylase family protein produces the protein MRKIRNTRLRLCVALGCALVAAFAAAGVPARAADPAPYRANDGGGFRNILPPGQNGVAPAPALAQFLLACPPNGPQGCPNAPRPPHYDDQLAMYGDLVYAVPGLTAGQLDRFFKDASFGVPAGEAERIYSPRPDVTIVRDRRFGVPRVYGRTREAALFGLGYVAAEDRLFVMDVLRHAGRAQLSSFVGGSLGNRELDREQWRIAPYTEADLERQFELGDDLYGDAGRRLQEDARAYVAGINAYIDEARLDPARKLPAEYLAIGRPLGPDPWKVTDLIATASLIGGIFGKGGGGELQSALLLQEAQRRFGNRRGRAVWHDLREADDPEAPVTVEGRRFPYQTEPRKLAPDSLALPDPGSVRFVDVVAGESGSSGSQPPGPPSLPGLPLSTPKAGRGDVGSRLLDLLRRQRPGSNALLVSARESESGRPLAVMGPQTAYFVPNLLHEIEVHGPGLEARGAAFAGVGLYVLLGRGRDYAWSATSAGQDIIDTFALPLCEPDGSQPTLASDHYLYRGRCLPFEVLERHNSWTPNLADQTPAGSETLRTLRTKLGLVIARATIGGRPVVYTQLRSTYFHEVDSALGFDALNDPGRIRSPRDFMAAVSKIGFTFNWFYIDHRHIAYFNSGNNPVRAPGVSPDLPTDGRFEWRDWNPELWTARYTPMREHPQVVDQAFLANWNNKQARGYRAADDNFAYGSIYRSDLLSDRIRALLAGRRKANLVELVSAMEDAGTVDLRGAKVLPYLLRVIGTPRDPELRRAVAILRSWVRSGAHRIDRNRDRIYEDAEAVRIMDAWWPRLLHAIFEPVLGERLFRQLEAIRDPDDEPNAAGQHRGSAYNGGWYHYVEKDLRTLLGRRGTRGLRPPPAAPARYSRTYCGGTASRGGTLGRCRDRLLDSLEAALAVPNAELYGNDPVCPRYGLAGDQWCFDAVWHRPFGAISEPLIHWINRPTFQQVVEVERPAPR